From Coturnix japonica isolate 7356 chromosome 1, Coturnix japonica 2.1, whole genome shotgun sequence, the proteins below share one genomic window:
- the TCEANC gene encoding transcription elongation factor A N-terminal and central domain-containing protein, whose protein sequence is MSDQKNIIYRIHCIEKLLSENNFQDIEDHLKELEDVSMTVEYLQGTEVVKVVYRILKSCPSVGLKKKAKQLLARWKALYKNSRLQAVQVKKSISVCVSEETEHLEIPVEQLLPEGPCQQEVLDAVTSKSLVPPQTVKNASNNAEIDQLSPFDEGHIDNEGSKPLVNEGVSQQDHMRALRCKCTDLLYKALTGSAKDKEEADRWLKLSKEIEEHVFALHSKNDKKYKNCIRSKISNLKNPKSCNLKHNLFSGSLSPKAFAEMTVMEMASNELKQLRALYTESSIQEHQLPQVINGTQTNKIKCRRCEKSDCTVTMIARGTLFLPGWVRNTNPDEQMLTFVICNECGEQWYHSRWICL, encoded by the coding sequence ATGTCTGACCAGAAAAATATTATATACAGAATCCATTGTATTGAAAAGCTGCTCTCTGAGAACAATTTCCAAGATATTGAGGATCATCTTAAAGAGCTTGAAGATGTCAGTATGACTGTAGAATATCTTCAGGGGACAGAAGTTGTCAAGGTTGTATACAGAATACTCAAGAGCTGCCCTTCAGTGgggctgaaaaagaaagcaaagcagctaTTAGCAAGATGGAAAGCACTTTACAAGAATAGCCGTCTTCAAGCAGTGCAAGTGAAGAAGTCAATTTCTGTATGTGTGAGTGAGGAAACTGAACATCTTGAGATTCCCGTGGAACAGCTGTTGCCTGAAGGACCTTGTCAGCAGGAAGTATTAGATGCTGTCACTTCTAAAAGTTTGGTCCCACCACAAACTGTTAAAAATGCAAGTAACAATGCAGAAATAGATCAGCTTTCCCCTTTTGATGAAGGGCATATTGATAATGAAGGTTCTAAACCTCTTGTTAATGAAGGAGTCTCTCAGCAGGATCACATGAGAGCTCTGAGGTGTAAATGCACAGATCTTCTTTATAAAGCTTTGACTGGTTCTGCCAAAGACAAGGAAGAAGCTGATAGATGGCTAAAGCTTTCTAAAGAAATTGAAGAACATGTTTTTGCTCTTCAttctaaaaatgacaaaaagtataaaaattgCATCAGAAGTAAAATCTCTAACTTGAAGAACCCTAAAAGCTGCAACTTAAAACATAACCTTTTTTCAGGGTCTTTGAGTCCAAAGGCTTTTGCCGAGATGACAGTGATGGAAATGGCCAGTAATGAACTGAAACAGCTCAGGGCCCTGTACACAGAGTCCTCTATTCAAGAACATCAGCTTCCACAAGTTATTAATGGCACacagacaaacaaaataaagtgtaGGCGCTGTGAAAAATCTGATTGCACTGTCACTATGATTGCCAGAGGAACACTCTTTCTTCCAGGCTGGGTGCGAAACACAAATCCCGATGAACAAATGTTGACTTTTGTTATTTGCAATGAATGTGGAGAACAATGGTATCACAGCAGATGGATTTGTTTGTAA